The segment TTGGCCCAAGTACTGTGGGCTTCTTCTCCTCATGGACGTTCAAGGTATGGTGTGGGGCATCAGTCAGTGCCATGTCTTGGGCCCCTCTGCCTGGCTGCATCAAGCCAGACAAACCTCCCAGGAATCCCTTAGCCTCTACGTCCCATGAGGGTTAATCCTAGACAGCTCCTGCACTGTAGCCCATCTTTGCTTCTCCTTAGCGGTCCCACCTAGTTACGAGGTCACCTCTACCAAGTACACGCGCGATGTTTACAAAGAGCTCCTCATCTCCTTGGTGGCCTCCCTCTTCATGGGCTTTGgagtcctcttcctcctgctgtggGTCGGCATCTATGTATGAGTGTCCAAGGGTAAGCTCTGGGACGAGACGGCGCATGTCTGAAGAAGCCTCAGAGAGCCGCATCAGTGGGTCCCCTCCATGCAAGACTACGGTTCATGGGGACGGAAAGACTGGGGACGATCAGaactccctccccacccttcaTGGGGATTTGAGCCAAGTGACCTGGTGTCTCCACTCTGTGTTCTCCATATACTCAAGGGCTCACTCAAGCTTTGGGGTGTACTTGGTAGGGGTGTGGGTGAAGGCTAACTATGGTCTTAGCTCTGCATTCTTTCAAGTCACACACAGATGACTTAGAAGGGAACTGGGACTCAAAACAGATAATACACCAAACAGGCACTGAAGTCACTTCTGGTGACCCACCCTCAGTGATCGTTCATTCCTGTTGGCTCTTGGATAGCCCTTGCTCAAGGGGCCTAGGGTTACAGGGAGGGAATGCAAAACGTCATTGGACTCATTCTCAATTCTACTTTCCTCTTCCAGGTACCCACCAGGCAGCTCACCAAGTCTCTGcttttgtaaattaattttttaccATTGCTACATGTCCCACCTGCTGTTTACAATAAAGGCAGATGTGTGACAGGCCTGCCTCATGTCCATTCTGAGGGGAGGGAACCAGGGTTCCTTGACTATTGAAGTCCCTTTTCTACTTCCTAGCTGCTTTTCACTAGTACCTGATGCTAGAAATCTGTGTCCTCCCCAAGGGGTCAAGGGCTATGTAGCAGTGTCACCTTGTCATTAGTTTCAGGTTTACCTGTGGATAGGAAAGAAAGGTCCATGCCTACCTCTATGTTGTTTTAGAGCAAACTTCTCCAGGACCTAACAGCAGTCAATTTTCCCCTGGACCAGTCTTCTCTGAAGGCAGCCACTGTCTTTGGGCTGTGGTCCTCTAAGGTCAGCCTGTTCCCTCAAATGGATTCTTTTTGGATGGGCAGTGGCAGGTACATGGGGAAGGTCTTTTGGACGTGTGTGTGTCAGCCCAAGTCCAAGGATGAGGGACATAAAGATATGGAGTAGCTTTCTAGTCTTTTTCTGTGGTGGCCAGGAATCCTAAGCCCCTCAGACTAGATTCTAGTCAGCTTGGTCTGAGATGACTCCCACCAGAACGATCTGAAGAAGATGCCAGAGGCAAGTGCAGATACAAAGccgtatttatacatttatttatatgtctatTCACTTACGAAGAGGACCATTTGGGGGACAGGAAGCAAGTAGGCTGGGTGGCacctccctgccttcctcagaGTCAGAGTGAGTACATGATAAATAGGAGTCAGAGCCATGGAGAAAAGGGAGTTAACCAGAAGGGAGACGCTCTATGAACACGCAGGCTGCTAAGGGGTACAGCATGGGCAGGGATCTGTGCTGCGGGCCCTATATACAGCTTAAAGCGAGGGGGAGATTAGCCCAGTGGCTATAGGAAcagcagaaggaagagaggaagggagtgcCAGCTAGGCTGTCAGCTTCCAGCCTGTGGCCCTTACACCTTCCCCTAAGCCCTTCTACATTTGGGGCTTAAGGCAACTTTGGTCCAAGGTCGACCCCCTCAAGCAGCTTGGAGCCCAAGTTTGGCCCCAACTCACTGAGGACCTCTTCCCAGGCATGCGAGCAGGCAGCTGCCAGTGGGCCTCGGGCTGGCTGTGTCCAGATGGACTCCAGGGGGTAGAAGAGGGTCACTTTCCAGTTAAGGACTGAGGGGCCACAGTTGAGGAACACTTGCCTCTCTTGTAAGGGAGCCCCAGCATGCCACTAAAGCAGTGAGGCTGGGCACTCTTAAGGTACCGTGGGCAGGACGACCTTGTGGGAGAACAGAACAAGGTCAGAAGGCAAGCGTGACCTGATGTGGGGAGTTGTGATGGCAGAACGGAGGAATGGAGCCAAGCTGGGGAGAAAGCCTGGAGGCAGGGCATCCCTGCTGTGTCCCTACCCTGAGGGTAAGTGCTTTGAGGTCCTTGGCAGGACCCACAGTTCATAGGCTTCCCAAACTCAGCTCCCGATAGAGATGCCTCCCATGTAGAGCTCAGAATGGGAGGCTGGAAAAGTAGGGCCTGGTTTCCCAAGagcattattccctttcccactgcTGAACCCAGGGCATGCGGTAAATGATTGGCACACTCCTTCCAGGAGCCTGCATGCAATCGGAATGCTGTAGGTGCTACCAGGAAATGCTGACGTTGCCACTTGAGTAAAATTTCTTAAACCCACCACTCCTTTCCTCGGGGTGGAAGAGGCAGAGATGAGACCCACTGGGCATGGACCCAAGCCAGGAGAGAGGAACTGGGAGTCCTGTCTGCTAGTGTCCTTCCATGCTGAGGCCCACTCGGCTTCCCCGCTCTACCCTGCTCCTTGGTACCGTGCTTTAAGTGCATTCAGTAATTACATCATTAATAAACGTTCTCTGCGTTCACCTTCCAGTGGAAACCTGTCTACTGCTTGCAGGGATTCCTGCTCCTCTGCTCGTCACCCACTCCATCATGAGTGTGGGAAACTCCCAGGAACAGATCTTGGGAGCTCACAGGGAGCCACTCCTTCCAGGGTACTCCAGGTTCAAGGGTCCATGGCCTGTCAGCCCCACTGGTTCAGCCCTACGAGGGTGGGTTCCATCAGGCACTAGTAGACTTAAGGCACAaggtcagcttctccagctatTCAGGGCAGCCCTGACTACCTCAGGAATTCTTAGGAACTAAGCTGTCCCAGGGAAAACTCCTGAAACCAACCACACTTAAAGCTTAGAAATCCAGGTCTAGTGTAACAGTCAAACCCCAGGAAGTTACTACCAAGCTGTCCCTCCTGGGAACAGCATAAAGGGTGAGTTATTAACTCTGCATGGACTCATGGGGTCCAGCCAGGTGTTAGAGGTCCAGGTCCAACTGCTGTGGGTCTTCGCTCCACCACAGCTCAGaagggaaggcagggagagtgggaGTGGGCAAGCCAGCCCTCCAGGAACCATGACTAAACAGCCATGAATTAGTCCTGTGGTGTTCCAAGGAGATAGCCAGAAGGAAAAGCCAGGAGGCTGCCCCCTCTAGCCCTCTCTGTGCTGTGTGAGGGTGAACAGTTGGCCCAGCAACTCCAGTGTAAGGACTTCCAGTCTCCAATCAAGGGAGGCAGTGAAGAGCAGAGAGCTGGCCTGCAGCAGGCTCCAGTGTAACACATTTGTATCCAGTGTTGAGGGCCCAGGGACCCCAGTCCCGGCTGTGGCAGTGCCTTGGGAGGCAGCTCAGTCACACAGGCGGTAGAAGTGGAAGTAGTAGTCTGTGGCCGGCTGAACGGCGGCCTCTGAGCTGCAGTCGGCCTGACCCTGTGTGAAAGGAAAGTGAAGATGGGTAAGGTGGTTGCCCCAAGCCCCACACTGCAGGCGTGCCTCAGCCTCTGTGCTCAGCCTGTGTACTCACCAGCAATGCCACCCGGAAGTGGTATGTGAATTCACGGAAGGACAGGATGGTTACTGGCCACTGGTGAGAGGTGCcctagagagagaagaaagagaggtcAAGGCAGCCTTGTCCTAACCAGCACTCCTCTCAGCGTGGCCGTCGCAGCCCAGCACTTGGAGAGCAGGGGTAGCCACCCTCCACAGACTGCCTCCCCTAGCCGTGGCCTCCCTTTGTCTGTAGCTCCTTACACTCGAGGCCGTGCAAGTATCTCAATATCTGTGCCCACAGCCACAGTGCAGTGCGAGCAAAGGTGCTGCTACCATCTGCAGCTGCTCGACTCCTTCACAAGGCAAACATGGCAGGGGTGGGTTCAACCTCAGGTCTTTACAGCTATCCATCACAGTATGGCGGCAGGGGCGTGGCGATGGACAGCCACGAACTGCTTGCCTGTCTTACCTGAGGCCTCAACAGAAACTAGAACAAGTAAGTGAGCAGAAACCACCATGAGCAATAGAACCCACACTGGCCTTCCACCTGGAGCCCCGGGCTCCTGTAGCACCATCTGTCAATCACTGCCCCGCCCTGAGTATGAAGGCGCTGGACTTCACACTTGCTTCCTGGGAAGCGGGGTGGGGAGCTCAGCTCCGCCTCCAGTGGGCACTATGCTCATTCCAGATCAGCCCTTATAAGCTCCCCTCCCTGTGCACTGCCACGGGGATGCAGATGCCTCTCAGAGAATGGATGAATAAAGACCGACATGCATGTCCCCTCCCCCAGGCACAGGAGTCCAGCTTTCTGTGCCCCAGCAGACATAACTGCCCTGTGCTTCCCACCATTTGTGATCACTCTCCACAAGAGGAAGGTTAAGACCTGGCCGGCCTACAGCTTCCCACTGGCCCCTACCTGGGTGTCCTGATGGCTGTGGAGCGTCTGCAAaaagcctccctcctcacagggCTCCTCCTTCGAAATCAGGCTGCACAGTACCACGGACACAGGGGTGGAGGAACTAGGGAATAGGTGGGTTCCCATTCGAGTGGCTGTAGCTCCCCCACATCCCTGTCCCATCCAGCCCCGAGACAAGCTGTATCTTCACACAGCCTGAGAGCCACATAGACTTGTCCAGGGCTTGGGATGAAGGAAACCTCTCATGTAGCCATCCCACGTAGTCCCCATGAAGCAGGGTCTTGTAGCCACTTAACCCCGAACAGCAgtccctctccagcccttctcctgGAGGCCTGGAGCCTCCACATTAATTTAGAAATTTAGCAAACACTTAGCTTTGACTTTTCTGAGCTTCCAcctggctccctccctccccaacgCCAGCACTCACTTCATCTGCAGGGTCAGGCTGAGGTGCAGTGGTGTGCTGCTGCTGACAGGGATGTGGTAGGTGAAGTTTCCAAGCCTAAAGGGGCAAAGATGGACCCAAGCAAGGCTACTTTGCcagtcccctctctcctcctcagccTCATTCTATATGGAAGCCctcggaaaccaggaaaggggctgcccaaacttatgggaaaagTTCCTCCCCAAAGGGCCAAGATCTGAGCATCCAAACTACTTGGGCTCATGGCACCTGAGGGGACCCTCCTCGAAGCAACAAGGGAGCCCACTGTACCTGCAGGCATCCTCTGGCACACAGTACTGGGAGGTGATGGGCATGGAATTCTCCAGCAGCTggatggaggtcagggatggcacTGGGTCTGGAAGAAGAGAGGTTGTTGGGGCGATGAGGAAGGATAAGGTAGAAAACAAATGACACCACACTTGGACTTTCATACCTCAGTGCAAGCAAGAGTTCTTTCTAGACCCTCACTACAGTACCCACCACACCCCTTTCCCAGCAGCCCTAGAACCAGCCAGTTCTCATGAGCTGCCTCTTTCACAAAACCCAggcactcagaagcaagcagaGGTCCTTCTCGGGCCCCTGCTCCTGACCACACACATTTCTTTCCCAGCCTTGGGCTCGGTGGTTGTCGCTGTGGCAGCAGAACAGCAGAAACCGGCCATGAAAGGATAGGACAGAGCACACCACTGGGGCTGCCCCCAGTGACTGTCATAGAGGTGCTGAGGTGCACCATGGGAGATGAGGTTACATGTCCATCTCACTATCTCAGGCCTGCTACTGCCTAGTCCCCCACCCCGGAAGTGTCAAGCTATGGTCACCAGCCTCTCAACATTTGCTTGACCACATACATTTTCAACTCTTTAAGGAACAAACTCAAGGTCTCCAGCAGCACCCAGAACACCCTGTGAAGCTACCTGATACAGAAAAGGTGGCTTTCTTTTTAGGCAGCCCCCCAAATGTCTTTCAAAGATGGCTCAATGTCACCTCTTCTGGGAAGCATATCCTGGTTGCTTCCTTCCTTGGTCCTCCTAGATTAAGTTCCCTTCCTACTCCTGGACCAGTCACTCTGGGCTGTCTTCGCCTGTGCACACTCAGGTAGAGTCATGTGTATCTAGAGCACCCGTGGAGCTGAGGCGAGCTTCCACCCCTCGGAGCTGCCCCACCGCTGTGAACATCTGTCTGCACAAACCACACTTTCTAGGTTTCAGTTTGCTAAGCCACAAAGTGGAAGTGAGGAAGCCACACAGAGACACTGGTTACAGCTACCAGAAGGCCAGAGAACACAAGTCAGCCCGGAGAAAACCACAGCCATGCTAAGACGAGTTCTATCTTGGTAAGAACAAAAAGGTTTGAGGCTGAGGTCCTAGTATGTCACCTTCCCCACCCTGGTAGAGAGAGGAATAAATATAATCTGGAATTTGGCAAACTAGAGACAGAATTTTATCTGGACTGCTGCCGGGCTGGCTGTATGACCATCGCCTAAGTCTCCAGTTCCTCTTCTGAACCATGGCAACAGGGCTTTCCCTCTTttgtctgagacaaggtctttcattAGCTGGAACTTGATCAAGTAAGCGAGGCTAGCTGTCCACCGAGCTCAAAGAATccgcctgtctccacctccatcTTGCTACCACTGGCatcacaagtgtgtgccaccatgcctgatacATTCTGGGAATAGACCATTCTGGCCTTCGTGCTTTCAAAGCAAGTAGTGCCTTCTGAGTGACCTCCCCAGCCAAGTTGTGAGGATTCAATGGCATGATCTACGTGAGGCCTGATCCCTAGTCTCTGCTGACTAGCAATTCTGTGCCCAGAAGGCCCTACAACTGGGCTGAAATGGGACCTAGACAATAGGCCTGGATAGGCTGGGCTATGAAGTGCTGTGAGAGTCAAGTACCTAGCTGGCCCTGGGTCTGAGTGAACTGGGCAGGGCTTGGGCTGGGTTGTGGGGCTCCTCTGCGGGCGCGACTTTGGAGACTGAAGCTGGGGCTGTTTTTGGTCTTGCTCTGCCCTCCAGGAAAGGGGACCACAGGACTGGCTAGAGGTTCCAGGCTCTTGGGATGTTTGGAATAGCTGATgccattagctgaaatgccccaGGATTTGGCTCTGATGTTGGTGACTGGCAGAGGGGCCATCTGGCCAGGGCCTATGGACAGAAACAAGGATAAGCACAGAAAGCCTCCTGGTCCAGGCTTCTGTGAGCCTTCATGTGTTTTCTGGTTCCCGTGGGGGTGACTCCCCAAACTTCCAAACCAGGAGTCCCTCCTGCCCTCTCTCTGGGGCCTTTCTCTGGATGTAAATAATACCAAACACCCCTGCCAACCCTGGTCCTGTCCCCAAAACATCCGTACCTGAGTGCTTGGGGTTAGGGTTGGGGCTAGGGCTGGGACTTGGAGTAGGAGTAACAATGGGGCCAAGGCTGGGGTCTGTAGCAGGACTGGAGACGGGAGTAGAGCAGCAGACAATGGGGCAGGGCTGGCTGGAGCACAGGTCCAAGGCACGGAGAGCGGGACCTGAGGCTGAACTGGTAACTGAGAAAGCCAGAAGCTCTATGAGCTGGAGGGGGACACTGGAGCCCCACACCCAGCCACCTGCTCCACCTCATTCCTCCAGACACGCACCCAGCAGCAAAGACGGCTGTGTGCCTGGTAGTCCAGTGGTCATAGAGGACTGTCGGAGCTGTGTGGTCCCAAAGCTCTGGCTGGACCTGCTAAGAAAGGGCAGGCTGAGCTCAGAGGCACTGGGGGAGCCTTGGAGCTGGGGCTGGGAGTCCCAGAGAAGCAGGGTGGGCAGGAACTGATGGAGAGGAGGAATGTGGAACAAAAGCAGGAAGAAGGGTATagcaggaggtggggagggatgcTTGGTTAGACATACCATGGGCACACGGCCACACTCCCCCCAGGGTCCTGGGGCCGGAGCAGGGCCAGAAGACAGGAAGTGGACACGGCAAGAGAGCTAGGAGACAACAGAGAAACCAGGAGGGAAACAGACacgggaggagagagaaaaagacacagtCAGAGGTAACCCCATGAGCTGGGGtgtgacagtgacagagagagccAGAGGTCCTGCTCTGGTCCTCCTTCCCTGTACCacgcccctcccccccccacccctcaccccccgcTTCCTACAAGTGTCCTCCAGACAGCTACTGAAGGAATACTGAGCAGGCCATAGGGGCCTGTAGAAAGCACCCACTATCCAGGagacccacccccaccacccctaCTATAGGGTGTAGTAGACCGTAAGACTAAGTCTGAACCCTGTTAGAGAGCTTCCCTGGCACCTCTGACCCAAACCACCCTCTCTTAGTCCCACCTGGCCTGAGGGCTTAGCAGTAGCCCAATCTCCACGGACATACCCGTCAGCATCCACCAGGTCCTCTTCAGAGCGCAGGCTCAGCACATATAGTGTGGACATGGACACCACGCTGGGAGCCACAGAAAAGGGTCACTGAATGCAAGCCACCACCCACCACCGTTTCTCTATGAGGTTCTGTGGTCTTCCCAGGTGATACCTGTATATCAGCCTTCCTAGACCGTGGAGGGGTTGACAAGACTAGGCAGCCCACGTTCCCTGATTTCAGCTGCTTGAACCCCAACTCCAAAGCCTAGACCCCAGGCACATCTGATTCACGGGGTAGCTCTATTCTCTAAACCAGCCTCCCCAGAACCTAAGAGACAAGTCACCTGAAGGCCATGACCACCACCAGAGCAATGATAGTTCCTTGCAGAAAGCGCTGACTGATGCAGGCCTGATCTGGGACCACTGGTGATGACTGGGGACCGAGAGGAAAGAACACAGCAGAAGACGCTGGACTTTAGGATGCCTACTTCCTTGCTCAACCCCACCTCCAGTCCCATCCCCATCCCATTCTTCAtagaggaagcagaagagggcTGGAAGGGCTACAAGGtcgagaggggagaaggaaggggttaGAGCTGGAGTCAGTGAGGTTGGGGTGGTGCAAGCTGGCAAGGAAAGGCCTGAGAGACGAGGAAGCCCTGGCCCCGTGAGCCTCACGACCCTGCACAGCCTCACCTTATTGGCCAGTTTAGGGGGCCTCTTTTTGTGAGGGACACTGCCTGCCCGGCTAAACTGGCTCCCCGCATGGCTGCAGTTAAGAGGACAAGGATCAGGGTGTTTTCCAGAAGGAGGTCTCTCCGTCCCCCCAGTCCCACCCGGTGCCTGCACCTGAACGCGCCCGAGCTGCCAGTTGACTTGAGGCTGTCGAGACGCCGCAGCTTAGCCAGCTTGTGGCTCCAGCGCTCCAGCTCATCAATGCGAGTCTCCAGGTTGTCTGTCAGCTTGCACAACTCCTTCACAGCCCCCACGTTCTCCATGAAGATCCGCTCCTGCCCCGGGGGAAACAACAGCCTTGAGGGCCGCCATCAGCCCAAGAAGCTTCCAAGCTTCAGTCTGGATCCAGGCAGGAGCAGAATCCCCATTCTCCGTAGCCAACAGAGGCCCTAGAAATAGTCCTGCTTGATCGTGCCCTCTGCTCTAGCCAAACTCTGGTTCACACAGCAGGCGTGCTGCCCTTGGCCTAAGCTGAGTGTCTACCCACACAGCCTTGCCTCCCTCAAGTCAGAGCTCCGTCCCTTGGACCTACTCCCTCAGGTAGGTAAAACTACGTCATGTGTCTGTTTCTAAGTACGTGTATTCAAGGTTCATGTAACTGAGTACAAATGTCACCTTCATAACAAACTACCTCTTTGAGTCTTGAGACAACAAGGTGACACATCTTGTTCCCCTCTTTAATtgatgggggtggagggagtgCAACCTCTGTGGGATTTGCCTTGCCCTGTACCAGCCTCTGGTGGTTAACTTGCCCCTCCATCTTGAATGCTGGCCCCCTTCCTGTATGGTGGGGAGGGGTTCTTGGAGTTACTAGGAGGAAGGctgtcccttcttccctctcccaggCAGGGCCAACAGCTGGCCAGATCCTCTGACCCAGAGCCTCATTCCATTCCCCATAACTGACCTTGTTCACTACAAGGAAGTTCTCTATGGTTTTCCCATTGGCAAAGACTACATCCCCCGTGTCCTTCACAGCTTCCGGCAGGATCTCCTTCACTTCCTGGGCGATGACACCTGGGGAGGGACAAGCCAagggtgtgtgtttgggggtcCTGTTCATAGCTTTCTGGAGACGTACCTGAGCATTGAGTTTTATGGAGCCCTGGAATAGGGACTTTCTCAGATAACTGTTCATAGCTTAAAAGTTCCCAGGCTCGAGCTGTGGAATTTGTTGGATGGGTAGGATCCTAGGGGAACCttggaggagggagatggggtTCTAAGAGGACACAGAATCTCTGAATGCTGTGTGATAGACTTCAGGTCAAGTGACTCTTAGATGATGAGTCCACGGGTAGAGATCCAGGGACATGAAAAGCATGATATTCCAATAGCGGAGGTGCAGGGTCCCAAAGGTTCAATATTTCAGAGGATGGAGCTCCAAAGGCCAATGCAGGGGTTTCTAGGAACAGGTCCCAGGAGACAGGACAGACCAGCCAGAGCTTAGGGACACAGGTACATTTCTACCTGTCTCCGGTGCGGTAGCTTCAATGCCTGCACTAGCAGCGAACTCAGGCTTGTATCTGTAGTGTACCAGCCGCATCCGAGAGATCCTCTTCAGCTGTTCAGTGGTGTCCACCTAGCAGGGGATAGGGCCGAGACTGaaccctcctcccctcctgcaGTCTTGCAGAGCAGGCCTCACGGGCTGCAGTGGGGAAGGGAGACCCTGATACAGAACCACAAAGCCAGCCTTCCCACCCCTACCCCGGCATCCTGGTCCTTCCCAGTGGTCCTTCTCAGCACCCCCCAGCACTGCCCCTCAGCCATGACCGTTTCCCTACCTCCTGCACATGCTCCTTGGCCCGCAAATCTGAAGGGTGCATGAGCGACCCCATCACCTTGACGTTCCCGTGGACAACCAGTGCCTCATCTGGCCGGTCGGTGTTGATGCCCACACGGCCATGGTGGAAGACGGTGTCTGGCAGCTGTGCCCGTTGCCATAGCACGTCACTGTCACTTTCAAACTGGCCTGGGTTAGAGGCCTATGGCAAGTTGGGTCTGGATCAGTCTTGGAGGTAGGGGAAACTTTAGGGCCCTGAGCAAAGGGGAAAGCCCCAGAACAACTAGACCAGTCAAGTCTCCTTACCCCACCACGTCCAATAACCCATCCACTGTGACAACAGTGAGTCACCTGTGGGACCCAGGAGGCTTCTAGGTGTGACCGGTCCACCATGTTTTACAGTAAAGAAGGCCCTGCGGCCGAGACAGGGTGACAAAGCCCAAGGCCACACAGCCACTGTCCAGCAAGAGCTGCACAGCGACCCAACCCCATCCTATCGTATTTTTCCTGTAGCTATTTCTTCCAgcctgggagagggggaggacaTTGGCCCTGGGGAGGGATGGCTCTTACCCGAACAATGATGCGCTCTGAGATCTGGGCTGCCAGTGTGTAGTTCTGGTTCTGTGCATGTGCCTGGAGAGCCACCACCAGCATGAAATACCTGGGATACACCGGGGACTCAGTAACACTCAGGGGTGCCCCTAGCCATCCTCCCTGGCCCAGATGTTGGGGTACATAGCCCCACTCTGTCACGGCACAGAGGTGCGAGTTATCACAGTATCCCAGAGGAGAAACACGAGCCTCCACTAGGGGGCAGAATTCCTCCGAGTCCACTAGGAGCCCCAGAACTGTTTCTGATCTTAAAAGCCATTCTTCTGTGCCTGAGTCTCTAAATCTGCCAAATATTTTGAACCTCAGGTTCCTCCTCTGGGAAACAGGCCATCTGTGGACCTTGGGACTGGCACGCTCTGTGGAGGCCCCTTTTTGACCCTGCTCCTCAGAAGGGAGGGCTGCTGTGGCCAGGTTGACCTTCTCACCTCTGGTCAGGGTTGGGCTTGCCCTTCTTCCGCATGTTGTTGGCAGTGGTCTCACTGAAATGGAGTCGCCCCACGGTCACCTTTGTGACCTGCTCAGGGGGAAGATTGACCCTACAGAGAAT is part of the Rattus norvegicus strain BN/NHsdMcwi chromosome 1, GRCr8, whole genome shotgun sequence genome and harbors:
- the Myrf gene encoding myelin regulatory factor isoform X4; translation: MEVVDETEALQRFFEGHDISGALEPSNIDTSILEEYIGKEDASDLTLPDSPPDSGSEAYSPQQVNDPHLLRTITPETLCHVGVPSRLEHPPPPPAHLPGPPPPPPPPPHYPVLQRDIYMKAEPPVPPYAAMGPGLVPPELHHTQQTQVLQQLLQQHGAELPPHPSKKRKHSESPPNTLNAQILNGMIKQEPGTVTALPPHPARAPSPPWPQGPLSPGTGSLPLSIARAQTPPWHPPGAPSPGLLQDSDSLSGSYLDPNYQSIKWQPHQQNKWATLYDANYKELPMLTYRVDADKGFNFSVGDDAFVCQKKNHFQVTVYIGMLGEPKYVKTPEGLKPLDCFYLKLHGVKLEALNQSINIEQSQSDRSKRPFNPVTVNLPPEQVTKVTVGRLHFSETTANNMRKKGKPNPDQRYFMLVVALQAHAQNQNYTLAAQISERIIVRASNPGQFESDSDVLWQRAQLPDTVFHHGRVGINTDRPDEALVVHGNVKVMGSLMHPSDLRAKEHVQEVDTTEQLKRISRMRLVHYRYKPEFAASAGIEATAPETGVIAQEVKEILPEAVKDTGDVVFANGKTIENFLVVNKERIFMENVGAVKELCKLTDNLETRIDELERWSHKLAKLRRLDSLKSTGSSGAFSHAGSQFSRAGSVPHKKRPPKLANKSSPVVPDQACISQRFLQGTIIALVVVMAFSVVSMSTLYVLSLRSEEDLVDADGSLAVSTSCLLALLRPQDPGGSVAVCPCRSSQSFGTTQLRQSSMTTGLPGTQPSLLLVTSSASGPALRALDLCSSQPCPIVCCSTPVSSPATDPSLGPIVTPTPSPSPSPNPNPKHSGPGQMAPLPVTNIRAKSWGISANGISYSKHPKSLEPLASPVVPFPGGQSKTKNSPSFSLQSRARRGAPQPSPSPAQFTQTQGQLDPVPSLTSIQLLENSMPITSQYCVPEDACRLGNFTYHIPVSSSTPLHLSLTLQMNSSTPVSVVLCSLISKEEPCEEGGFLQTLHSHQDTQGTSHQWPVTILSFREFTYHFRVALLGQADCSSEAAVQPATDYYFHFYRLCD
- the Myrf gene encoding myelin regulatory factor, with amino-acid sequence MEVVDETEALQRFFEGHDISGALEPSNIDTSILEEYIGKEDASDLCFPEISAPASTASFPHGPPAIPGSSGLHHLSPPGSGPSPGRHGPLPPPTYGTPLNCNNNNGMGTAPKPFLGGSGPPIKAEPKAPYAPGTLPDSPPDSGSEAYSPQQVNDPHLLRTITPETLCHVGVPSRLEHPPPPPAHLPGPPPPPPPPPHYPVLQRDIYMKAEPPVPPYAAMGPGLVPPELHHTQQTQVLQQLLQQHGAELPPHPSKKRKHSESPPNTLNAQILNGMIKQEPGTVTALPPHPARAPSPPWPQGPLSPGTGSLPLSIARAQTPPWHPPGAPSPGLLQDSDSLSGSYLDPNYQSIKWQPHQQNKWATLYDANYKELPMLTYRVDADKGFNFSVGDDAFVCQKKNHFQVTVYIGMLGEPKYVKTPEGLKPLDCFYLKLHGVKLEALNQSINIEQSQSDRSKRPFNPVTVNLPPEQVTKVTVGRLHFSETTANNMRKKGKPNPDQRYFMLVVALQAHAQNQNYTLAAQISERIIVRASNPGQFESDSDVLWQRAQLPDTVFHHGRVGINTDRPDEALVVHGNVKVMGSLMHPSDLRAKEHVQEVDTTEQLKRISRMRLVHYRYKPEFAASAGIEATAPETGVIAQEVKEILPEAVKDTGDVVFANGKTIENFLVVNKERIFMENVGAVKELCKLTDNLETRIDELERWSHKLAKLRRLDSLKSTGSSGAFSHAGSQFSRAGSVPHKKRPPKLANKSSPVVPDQACISQRFLQGTIIALVVVMAFSVVSMSTLYVLSLRSEEDLVDADGSLAVSTSCLLALLRPQDPGGSVAVCPCRSSQSFGTTQLRQSSMTTGLPGTQPSLLLVTSSASGPALRALDLCSSQPCPIVCCSTPVSSPATDPSLGPIVTPTPSPSPSPNPNPKHSGPGQMAPLPVTNIRAKSWGISANGISYSKHPKSLEPLASPVVPFPGGQSKTKNSPSFSLQSRARRGAPQPSPSPAQFTQTQGQLDPVPSLTSIQLLENSMPITSQYCVPEDACRLGNFTYHIPVSSSTPLHLSLTLQMNSSTPVSVVLCSLISKEEPCEEGGFLQTLHSHQDTQGTSHQWPVTILSFREFTYHFRVALLGQADCSSEAAVQPATDYYFHFYRLCD
- the Myrf gene encoding myelin regulatory factor isoform X2, which produces MEVVDETEALQRFFEGHDISGALEPSNIDTSILEEYIGKEDASDLCFPEISAPASTASFPHGPPAIPGSSGLHHLSPPGSGPSPGRHGPLPPPTYGTPLNCNNNNGMGTAPKPFLGGSGPPIKAEPKAPYAPGTLPDSPPDSGSEAYSPQQVNDPHLLRTITPETLCHVGVPSRLEHPPPPPAHLPGPPPPPPPPPHYPVLQRDIYMKAEPPVPPYAAMGPGLVPPELHHTQQTQVLQQLLQQHGAELPPHPSKKRKHSESPPNTLNAQILNGMIKQEPGTVTALPPHPARAPSPPWPQGPLSPGTGSLPLSIARAQTPPWHPPGAPSPGLLQDSDSLSGSYLDPNYQSIKWQPHQQNKWATLYDANYKELPMLTYRVDADKGFNFSVGDDAFVCQKKNHFQVTVYIGMLGEPKYVKTPEGLKPLDCFYLKLHGVKLEALNQSINIEQSQSDRSKRPFNPVTVNLPPEQVTKVTVGRLHFSETTANNMRKKGKPNPDQRYFMLVVALQAHAQNQNYTLAAQISERIIVRASNPGQFESDSDVLWQRAQLPDTVFHHGRVGINTDRPDEALVVHGNVKVMGSLMHPSDLRAKEHVQEVDTTEQLKRISRMRLVHYRYKPEFAASAGIEATAPETGVIAQEVKEILPEAVKDTGDVVFANGKTIENFLVVNKERIFMENVGAVKELCKLTDNLETRIDELERWSHKLAKLRRLDSLKSTGSSGAFSHAGSQFSRAGSVPHKKRPPKLANKSSPVVPDQACISQRFLQGTIIALVVVMAFSVVSMSTLYVLSLRSEEDLVDADGRSSQSFGTTQLRQSSMTTGLPGTQPSLLLVTSSASGPALRALDLCSSQPCPIVCCSTPVSSPATDPSLGPIVTPTPSPSPSPNPNPKHSGPGQMAPLPVTNIRAKSWGISANGISYSKHPKSLEPLASPVVPFPGGQSKTKNSPSFSLQSRARRGAPQPSPSPAQFTQTQGQLDPVPSLTSIQLLENSMPITSQYCVPEDACRLGNFTYHIPVSSSTPLHLSLTLQMNSSTPVSVVLCSLISKEEPCEEGGFLQTLHSHQDTQGTSHQWPVTILSFREFTYHFRVALLGQADCSSEAAVQPATDYYFHFYRLCD